GGCAAAGTAGCAGCCATGCCGCACCCGGGCTGGAGCATCTTCAGCTTCGAAGGGATCGGTACGCACTGGGAGATTTCCACGTCGGCGATTCTGGCACCGGATGTTCAGCGCCAAGTGCTTGCAACCGTGGCTGATTACGACCAAACCTATTCGCGGTTCAGGTCCGATTCCCTGGTGTCCAAACTGCAGCGCGGGCCAGGGCGGATTTCCCTGCCCGGGCACGCTGTGGCCCTCCACGACGTCTACGAAACGCTGTACCGGCTCAGTAATGGGTCCATGACACCCCTGATCGGCAGTAGCTTGAACCGCCTTGGTTATGACTCCAGCTACACCTTGATTCCTTCAGGCAGCCCGGAGGGTGCGGCCAAGTGGGAAGACGTCCTTGAATGGTCGGGGGCCACGGTATCGGCCAAGGTTCCTTTGGTACTGGACGTTGGCGCCGCAGGAAAAGGACAGCTGGTGGACCTGATCGGTGAAGTCCTCCGTTCCGCCGGCCATCTGGACTTCCTTGTGGATGGCAGCGGTGACTTGCTGCATGCGGGAAGCCTGCCCGTGACTGTGGCCTTGGAACATCCGTACAACCCGAAGCAGGCAATCGGCACTGTGGAGTTGGATAATTCCGCCCTCTGCGCTTCTGCTTCCAACCGCCGGACCTGGGGCGACGGACTGCACCACGTACTGGATGGAATCACCGGGCAACCCATTCAAACCACAGTCGCCACCTGGACCATGGCTGCGAGCGCGATGGTGGCCGATGCGCTGGCCACGGCTCTCTTCATGGTGGAGCCCGCCCTCCTTGAGGCTGAGTTCGACTTTTCGTGGCTGCGGGTGTTTTCGGATGGTACAGCCACATTTTCGGCTGGCTTTGAGGGGAGACTGTTCACATGAATGCCATGAAGTCGGGATTGGACACCTGGTTGGGCCGGTTCACGATGTACCGCTTGATTTTGTGGGTGCTCGGTGTGCTGGCGGGCTACAGCCTGCTTTTGAACGTCCTGGGGTGGCTGACGTTTGGCCTGCCACAGATGCTGGTTCACCTTTGCCTGTGCCTGGGCGTGACCTATGCGTCAAACCGTCTGCTTGCCGTCGTTTTCAGGACCACACCGCATTCGGAGTCTTCACTCATTACCGGTTTGCTCCTGTATTTCCTGTTCTGGCCCACGTTCGTCCCCACCGACATGGTGGGTGTTGCGCTGGCTTGCGTCCTGGCCAGCGCTTCCAAGTACGCATTGGCTTTCCGTGGGCGCCACGTTTTCAACCCGGCTGCCGCGGGCGCTTTCATCACGGGCCTGACTGGACTGAACATAGCCACGTGGTGGGCAGCAACGCCCGCCATGTTGTGGCTCCTTGTTCCAGGGGTGCTTGCGGTCCTTTACCGCACCCGAAAAATACTCATGGCCACAGTTTTCCTCCTGATGGCCACAAGTATCGTCTGTGTGGAATTGTTGGGCCGCGGCATGACGTTCGGCCAGGCCCTGTGGCAGCCGTTGGCCCAGCGCCCCCTGCTCTTCTTCGTGGGTTTCATGCTTACCGAGCCGCTCACACTCCCTCCGCGCCGCTGGCAGCAACTGGCGCTTGCCGGCGTCGTAGGCGTTGTCTTTGCGGTTCCGTACAACCTCGGCTTCGTGGCCAATTCCCCTGAGCTCGCGCTCTTGGTGGGCAACCTCATCGCTTTCTTCCTCGGCCAGCGAGGCCGCGTGGAGCTGGCGTTCAAAGGATCCCGTGCCCTCACGCCGGGTACCAGGGAGTTCCGGTTCGAGCCAAAGCGCCCTGTCCGCTTCACAGCCGGTCAATTCATGGAGCTGAACCTGCCGCATTCAGGATCTGACGGGAAGGGCCGCCGCCGCGTCTTTAGCATCACCAGCGCCCCCGGCGCTCCGGAAGTAACTTTCGGCGTTGGAACTGCCGAGCCATTGTCCACTGCCAAGAAGACCCTGTTGGCGTTGAAGCCTGGTGACACGATTTCCGCCACTGCGGTGGGCGGAGACTTCGTGCTCCCGCGCGACGCCGCCAAGCCGGTCCTGCTGATAGCTGCTGGTATCGGAATCACGCCGTTTCTTTCCCACCTTGCGTCCGACGCCGCCACCCGGGACACCGTGGTCCTGTACCTTGCCGCAGGGCGCAGCGAACTCGCCGCCTGTGAGCAATTGGAGGAATCCGGGGTGAAGGTCATCGCCCGGCTCGCGGACGGCTCCACTCCCCCGGATTTCATGCACGACGCCGGAACCTCCAGAATCGACGCGCAGCGCCTCAAGGAACTGGTACCGGACATCGCAGACCGCGAGGTATACGTCTCTGGTTCCCCGGCGAGCGTGGACTCCCTGCGTGCCGCAGCACGCGGCGCAGGCGCGCGGCGGGTACATGTTGACTCGTTCGCAGGGTACTGACCCGCAGGGTGCCGCGCTGGCGCTACCCGCCCCGCCTTGTGGTGCACGGCGCTCAAGAGCGCATTGTGCTTGGACCCGCGCCGCGTTTTCTTTTGGGGCTCAGTGGCTGCTAAGCTCTAGGACGTCCCACCGGCAACGGAGGGAACCCCGGATGCCCTCGTAGCTCAGGGGATAGAGCGTCTGCCTCCGGAGCAGAAGGCCGTAGGTTCGAATCCTATCGAGGGCACATACGGATACCCCGCCAGTCCAACTGGCGGGGTATTTTTTGCATTCCATCCATACACGTTGTCCCATGCCCCCTCCCGCAACTGCATAACCCGGGGCGGGCCATCTTCCGCAACCCGGGTTGCCACTATCAGTTCGGGGCTTGCCGGGCGCACACCCCAAAATTGTCATCCCCCACTCCTAGGCTGATCACAACTGCCAGTCGCCAAGAGCCAAGAGGGGTTACCGTGAAGTGTTCGATCATTCCGCCTTACATGCTGCGAAGGATTGCTGCCCAGAGCGAACCACGGTTATGGGCTGTTGCCCGTGCCGCGAAGGAGTCGCTCCTGCATATTAAGGATCTTCAGGCGGTCCGCGCGTCCCCGGCCCCCGCGGTGGCACCAAGCGCCCTGGCGGCCAAGCCGGGCCCACCCAAGCGCACCATCTACGACGCCGATACCTCCGAAAACCTGCCCGGCCGGGTGGTCCGCAAGGAAGGCACTGCCCCTACTGGGGACGCCGCTGCCGACGAGGCCTATGACGGCCTGGGCAGCACGCACCGACTCTATGCAGAGATCTTCGGCCGGGATTCCATCGATGGTGCCGGCCTGGCACTGGACGCGACCGTTCACTACGGCAATCTGTACGACAATGCCTTTTGGGATGGGAACCAGATGGTCTTTGGGGATGGCGATGGTGAGATTTTCCAGCGCTTCACCAAGTCCGTCAGCGTAATCGGCCACGAGCTGGCCCACGGTGTCACTCAATTTACTGCTGGGCTCAATTACCGTAACCAGGCCGGAGCCCTGAACGAGTCCATGTCGGACGTCTTCGGGGTGCTCGTGGAGCAGTACCTGAAGCAGGAAACCACCGAGCAAGCAAGCTGGCTGATCGGCGAGGGCCTTTTTACCGACAAGGTCCAAGGTGCGGCCTTGCGCTCGATGAAGGCCCCCGGTACCGCCTACGATGACGACATCCTGGGTAAGGACCCGCAACCTGACTCCATGGACACGTACGTTCGGACCAGTGCGGACAATGGCGGAGTGCACATCAATTCGGGCATCCCCAACAGGGCGTTCTACCTTGTTGCCTCCGAGCTGGGCGGCAACGCTTGGGGTGTGCCGGGGCAGATCTGGTACGGGACGCTCACTGGAGGGTCACTTCCGCCAGCTTGCACCTTTGGCAAGTTCGCCAAGACCACTGCGGCTACAGCTGAAGAACTTTTTGGAGTTGGTTCCGTAGAGCATGACGCCGTCCTTAAGGCGTGGGAGACTGTGAAGGTCAAGGTTTAGACCAGCCGGCGGGACCGTCCGGCCACGGGCCGTCCCGCCGTCGTTGGCTAGGCCAACACGTCGAACGAGAAGCAGCCGGTCATGAAAATCACCGTCCAACGCAGTGGGGGCATAGCCGCAATGACACGCGTCTGGAGCGTGGAGGCAGTTTCTGACGATGAAAAAGAGCGCTGGCTCCCGATCGTTGAGGCATGCCCCTGGGACGAGGCAAAGAACCACGCCAGGACGGCGAACGAACCGGATCGCTTCATGTACTCCATCAGGGCAGGCCAACGGCGGGCGACGCTGCCCGAGCGCGCCGTCACAGGACCCTGGCAGGAGCTGGTGGAATGCGCCAAGGCTGAAGGCTCCGAATCCCGCGGCCGCCTGGGGGTCCGCCGCTAGATCGCCTCGGCCAATTGCCCACGGAAGGCCCTCCGGTAACTCTGCGGACTCGTATCCAGCACCTTGGTGAAGTGGTGGCGCAGCAGAACGGAATGCCCGAACCCTGCTTCGCGGGCAATCTCATCGATATTGAGCTCCGTGGACTCCAACAGTTCCTGCGCCCGGAGCACACGCTGGGAGTTCAACCAAGCCGCAGGTGTAGTCCCTGTTTCCGCCCTGAAGCGGCGTGCGAATGTTCTGGGCGACATGTGCAACCGGCCAGCCAACTCGTTGACACTGTGTTCTTCGTCGAGGTGTTCAACCATCCACCGCAGGAGTTCCTCCATGGGCGCTGACCCACAGCGCGGCATTGGCCGGTCTATGAACTGGGCTTGGCCGCCGTCGCGATGTGGCGGGACTACCATGTCGCGCGCGATCGCGGCAGCTACGTTGGCTCCCAGCTCTACACGGACAAGATGGAGGCAGGCATCAATTCCGGCGGCAGTTCCTGCGCTGGTAATGATGGTTCCATCCTGTACATAGAGGACATTCTCATCCACTACCACTGCCGGGTAGCGGCTCGCCAGATCCTGCGAGTAGTGCCAATGGGTGGTGCATCGCCGGCCATCAAGCAGGCCGGCCCGGGCCAACGCGTAAGCGCCGGAGCAGATGGACATCACCCACGCGCCGCGGGCGTGAGCCGCCCGGAGTGCATCCATGACAGATTCGGGGACCTCCTGGTCCCTCCCGAAGGGCGCCATGATGACGAGGTCAGCATCAGCAGCAGCCTCCAGTCCAAGGTCGACGTGCAACGAGAGCCCGGACTTCATTCGAATGTCCCCCGGTTCCGGCGCGCACACCCTGAAGTCGAAAGCAGGTACGCCTGCGCCACGGTCAGATCTATCGATTCCGAAGACCTCAAAGGCCGTACCGAACTCGAAGATCGAGAAGTTGGGGACAACTATCACGGCTACTGACTTCAACATATCTCAAGTGTGGCAGAAAATTGTCTAAATGGGGCATTTCTGCCACTGTTTCCTGGATGTCCCCCGGAGAAGGATGGAGGCATGGAAATCTTCGGAATCATCCTCTTCATCGTCCTAGTCACTGCTGTCGCCGCCACCTTGGGCGCCCTCTTGAAGGACGGCCGCGGCCACAACCCGCCCGTCAACTCCAAGGAGCCTTGGAGCGCCTTTGATGCTCCCAGCACGCCGTATTGGAATCCACGTATCTACTAGCCGCCACCGGCAGCGCACTGGAAGCACTCAGCAACGGCCCATCCCACCGACGCCCGTCCTTCACGGAATTCATCAGGATTTCCTGAACGACGGGCGTCCCTATGCGCCCCGCTTCCAGCGCTGCTGTTGAAGGACTGCCGGGCCTGCCTGACATGTGACGGGGACAGCGGACGTTGGCGAGAAGCCACAGTAGACTGGCAGCAGCCATGACACTTCATATTTCCTACCCCGCTGAGCTGCCGGTATCCGAGCGCCGCGAGGATCTGATGGCGGCGATCGCCGCAAACCAGGTGACCATCATTGCCGGCGAAACCGGCTCGGGCAAAACCACCCAGATCCCCAAGATGTGCTTGGAACTCGGCTTGGGCGATAAAGGCCTGGTCGGCCACACGCAGCCACGCCGACTGGCGGCCCGGACCGTTGCAGAGCGCATAGCGTCGGAGCTGGACGTCGAGATTGGCCAGGAAGTCGGTTTCCAGGTCCGTTTCACTGGGGAGGTCAGCGCATCAACCAAAATCAAGCTCATGACCGATGGCATCCTCCTTGCCGAGATCCAACGGGACAAGCTCCTGCGAAGGTACAGCGCCATCATCATTGACGAGGCCCACGAGCGCAGCCTCAACATCGACTTCATCCTGGGATATCTCAAGCGGATCCTGCCCCAGCGGCCCGACCTGAAAATTATCATCACCTCGGCCACCATCGATCCTGAACGCTTCGCAAAGCACTTCGGCACGGAGGAATCCCCCGCGCCCATCATCGAGGTTTCCGGCCGCACCTACCCGGTAGAGATTCGGTATCGGCCCTTGTCACAGCCTGCCGGCGCGGACGAGGACAGCTCCGACGACGAACTGGAAGAGGACCGGGACCCACTGGATGCAGTCTGTGACGCCGTGGATGAGCTGGCCAAGGAAGCACCCGGCGACATCCTCGTTTTCTTCTCCGGCGAGCGCGAAATCCGCGACGCCGCCGAGGCCATCAATGGCCGCATACAGACCAACCGACGCCTCGCCGGCACTGAAGTCCTGCCTCTCTTTGCCAGGTTGAGCCTGCAGGAGCAGCATCGGGTCTTCAATCCCGGTGGAAAGCGGCGCATCATCCTCGCCACGAACGTCGCGGAAACCTCGCTGACTGTCCCCGGCATCAAATACGTGATCGATACCGGCACGGCCCGCATCTCGCGGTACTCGCACCGGACCAAGGTCCAACGGCTACCGATCGAACGCGTGTCCCAAGCCTCGGCGAACCAGCGGTCCGGGCGTTGTGGCCGCGTGTCCGAGGGTATTGCCATCCGCCTCTACTCCGAAGAGGACTTTGAGTCCCGCCCGCAGTTCACGGACCCGGAGATCCTGCGGACCAACCTTGCCGCCGTTATTCTCCAGATGACGGCCATGGGTGTTGCCCGCGGTCCCAAAGACGTTGAGAACTTCCCGTTCGTGGAACCGCCTGATTCCCGCGCCATTAACGACGGCGTCACCCTACTGCGCGAACTGGGCGCCCTCAGCCCGGCGACAACGGGCACGCCTGCGTCCAAAGATCCCCGCGGTAACCGTCCGGGCGGCAGTGGCCTGACCGCCGTCGGGCAGAAGCTTGCCCAACTGCCGGTGGACCCCCGGCTCGGCCGCATGATTGTCGAAGCCGGAAAGCGCGGGTGTGTCCGCGAAGTCATGATCCTGGCGGCAGCCCTTACCATCCAGGATCCACGCGAAAGGCCGACCGACAAGCAGCAGCTCGCCTCGGAGAAACACGCGCGGTTCCGGGACGAGAACTCGGACTTCACCGGCTTCCTCAACCTGTGGAACTACGTCCAGGAGAAGCAGCGCGAGTTGTCCTCCACACAGTTCCGGCGACTGTGCCGTAACGAGTTCATCAACTATCTTCGCGTCCGTGAGTGGCAGGACCTTTTCACCCAGCTTCGCCAACTCGCCAAGCCCCTGGGCATCACGCTGGACAATAAGCGTGAAGCTGACCCCGTAGGCAACCACGAGGGGATCCACATCAGCCTGCTGTCAGGCCTGCTGAGCCACATCGGCCTCCTTGATGAGCGCAAGCGGGAATACGCGGGCGCCCGCGGCAGCCGCTTCGCGATCTTCCCCGGCTCTGCCCTGTTCAAGAAATCTCCTGCATTCGTCATGGCCGCCGAGCTGGTGGAAACGAGCCGCTTGTGGGCACGGGTAGCTGCCAGGTTCGATCCTTTGTGGGTGGAGCAGGTAGCCCCGGACCTCGTGAAGCGCTCCTACAGCGAGCCCCATTGGTCCGCACGGCAGGGCTCTGTGATGGCCCACGAGAAAGTCACGCTGTACGGCGTGCCAATCATCCCAAACCGGCGGGTCAACTACGGCCGCATCGATCCGGAATTGTCCCGTGAACTCTTCATCCGCCACGCACTGGTGGAGGGCGAGTGGAAGACCCACCACAAGTTCTTCCACCGCAACCGCGCGCTCCTGCAGGAGATCGAGGAGCTTGAGACCAGAATGCGCCGGCGGGACATTCTTGTGGATGACCAGACGCTCTTCGAGTTCTATGACGCCCGGGTGGGCAAGGACGTCGTGTCTGAAAGGCATTTCGACAAATGGTGGAAGGAGGCCCGCCAAGCGGATCCTGCGCTGCTGGACTTCGACCAATCGCTGTTGATGAGCGAGGACGCCGAGGCCCTGGATGATTCCGCCTACCCCAAGACGTGGCTGCACAAGGGATTCGAACTCCCCCTGAGCTATGAGTTCCACCCGGTAGCTCCCGGGTCTGCTCCGAATCCCTCCGACGGCGTCACCGCAGAGGTTCCGGTGTTATTCCTGAACCAATTGGACGATGCACCATTCCGGTGGCAGATTCCGGGACAACGCGTGGAGCTGGTCACGGCGCTCATCAAATCCCTCCCGAAGCAGGTCCGGAAGAACTTTGTGCCTGCACCTGACGTTGCCCGCCAGGCTACCGCAGCCTTGGAAAAGGACTTCGACCCCGCCACGGACGAGCTCGAGCCATCCTTGGAGCTGGTTCTTCGCCGGCTTCGCGGGCACATCATCCCACCGGGATCATGGAATTGGGAGGCAGTGCCTCCCCACCTTCGGGTGAGCTTCAAGGTGGTGGACAGCAAGGGCAAGGTCCTCGATGAAGGCAAGGACCTGCCACAGCTGCAGGAAAAGCTGGCCCCGGCGACTCGTCGGGCAATCGCAGAGTCGCTCGGCGCGACACCGGCGACGACGGCCCCGGGCAAGGGTGGCAAAGGAACCGGAAGGCCGGGCGCGTCAAACGGAAAAGCGGCCGGGGCCAGTTCAGAAGGCGGGTCAAGTTCGGCGGCCGGCGCCAGGTTGAGCCCTGATGCACATCATGGCGTGCACCCCGACGCCTCCCCTGCTCCTGGAGTTGTTGCCGAACGCACTGGGATCACCGAGTGGGATTTCGGGACCGTGGAGCGCCAAGTCACCCGAACGGTCAAGGGACACGCCGTCACCGGCTTCCCGGCGATCGTGGATGAGGGTACATCTGTAGCCCTCCGCGTCTTCCAAACCCGGCAAGAGCAGGAAGCTGCCATGCGTGGTGGGGTGATCCGGCTCCTGGCACTGCGAATCCCCGCCCCGGACCGATACGTGCTGGAGCATCTGAGCAATACGGAGAAGCTGACGTTCAGCCAAAACCCACACGGCTCCGTCAGTGCCCTGATCGCAGACTGCGCCCTCGCCGCCATCGACAAACTGACGCCAGAGGCACTTCCTTGGGATAAAGAAGCCTTTGATGCGTTGTATGAAGTAGTCCGCGCTGAGCTGATAGATACGGTATTTACGGTGACAGCCGTCGTCGAACGCATCCTGGCGAGCACGCGCAGGATCCAGAAGCAGCTGAAGTCCAGTGCCAGCCTGCCCCTCATCAGCGCCCTGAATGACATGAAGAGCCAACTGGAACAGTTGGTCTTTCCGGGCTTTGTGGCACAGACGGGCTACGCGCAGCTGAGCCAGCTCCCGCGGTACCTGCAAGCGATCGAGAAGCGGCTGGAGAAGCTCCCGGGCAACGTGCAACGCGATGGACTGAATATGGCAATCGTTCAGGCGCTGGAGGATGACTACGACGACGCTGTGTCAGCGTTGCACGCTGGACGCCGGGCAGGGGCGGAGTTAACCCGGGTGCGCTGGATGATCGAGGAACTGCGCGTCAGCCTCTTCGCCGTCGAATTGGGTACGGCCTACTCGGTCTCCGAGAAGCGAATCCGAACGGTCCTCAACCAGGCCTTGGCGCCTGCCTAGGTCCGGCCGCCTGCTTAGGTCCGACTTAAAAGCAACCCGGCGGTGCTGATTCAGCACCGCCGGGTTAACTTGTCTGGAACGCTCAGTCCTCGGGCACGAAGCTTTCGTGGCCGGCAGCCCGCAAGGCAGCGCGGAGCTTCACGGCCGTGGCATCCATGACCGCAGGATCCGGGTTATGGTCCACGTTGTGCACCTCAAAGTCCGCCATTGAATAGGCGGGCCAGATGTGCACGTGCAAGTGCTCAACCTCGAAGCCTTCCATCAGGACGCCCACGCGCTTGGCACTGAAGAGCTCTTCCTGGACCTTGCCGATGCTCTGGGCAACGTCCATAACCTTGGCCAACAGCTCCGGGCTGGCGTGCGTCCAGGAATCCACTTCCTCACGAGGCACCACCAGCGTGTGGCCCGGCGTGATCGGGGCGATGGTCAGGAAAGCCACAACGTCCTCGTCCTTCCAGACGAAGCGGCCTGGGATTTCCCCATTGATGATCTTGGTGAACAGCGTGCTCATGCATCTGCCCTTTCTGACGGTTCCTGAAGTGTTGCGGTGTCCAGCACGAAACGGTACTTTACGTCCCCGGCCACCATGCGGTCGTACGCTTCATTGAGCTGTTCGGCGCCTACGATCTCAATGTCGCTGGCAACTCCATGCGCGGCGCAGAAGTCGAGCATCTCCTGGGTTTCCCCGATCCCGCCAATCAGCGAACCTGTATAGGCCAATCGACGGCGTATCAGGAGCCCCGGGCTGACGGGCGGCATGTCTTCACCCGGCAGTCCAAGCTGGAAAAGTGCTCCATCAAGCCGCAGCGTGCGGAAGTAGGGGTTGAGGTCGTGTGGCGCGGCGACGGTGTCAATCATGACATCGATGCTGCGGTTGGCACCCGCCATGGCCTCGGGGTCCTTCGAGAACACCACGTGGTCCGCTCCCAATTCCCGTGCGGCGCCGAACTTCGCTTCAGAAGTGGTAAACACAGTTACCTCCGCGCCCATGGCCTTGGCGATCTTGACGGCCATGTGGCCCAAGCCGCCAAGCCCCACCACTCCCACCGAATCTCCCGCTTCGACGTCGAAATACCTCAACGGCGAATAAGTGGTGATTCCGGCGCACAACAGCGGAGCGGCGGCCGCGGCGTCCAGGGCTTCAGGGATGCGCAGCACGAAGCGCCGGTCAACCACCACCGACGTCGAATATCCGCCCTGCGTGATTGCGCCGCCATTGCGCGGGTCCGGAACTCCGTACGTGCCAACATTGCCCCGCTCGCAGTACTGCTCCAGTCCTTCCAGGCAGCTCTCGCATTCGCGGCAGGAATCCACCAGGCAGCCAACGCCGACACGGTCACCAGGAACGAAACCCTGCACTGCGGCGCCGACTCGGGTAACCCGGCCAACGATCTCGTGGCCCGGGACCAGCGGATAGGGTGGCAAACGCCATTCACCACGTGTCGCATGAACATCCGAGTGGCAAAGACCGCAAAACTCGATCGCGATCTCCACATCGTCTTCCTTCGGCGCCCTTCGCGCCACGGTCAGCGGTACCAGTCCGCTGTCCGGGGAGGTGGCACCAAACGCTGCCGCGAGCGTGGATCCTGCCAGTTCCGATGATTGCACGGGGATTGGCTTCGCTAGGGGCGGGGGCACGGGGCGTCCAGGCGTCATGATCCGACGCTACTCCCGGCAACGGCGCTTGTGCCACTTGGGCGGCGGGCGATTGGGGTATCCCCATCCTTCGCCTCGCGTTCAGCCTCGAACGGTTCACTGCCAACGGCTACGGGATTGTCCGCATTGTTTGACCATTGCGAAAACGAACCCGGGAAGAGCGCCGCTGAATATCCGGCAAGTTCCAGGGCGGCGACCTGATGCGAGGCCGTTACGCCGGAACCGCAATACACAGCGACGTTGGCGGAGGCGTCAACTCCCAATTCAGCGAAGCGCCTGCGCAATTCCTCCGCTGGCAGGAACGTGCCTTCCGCGGTGACGTTTCCGGTGGTCGGTGCGCTCACAGCGCCCGGAATATGTCCGGCACGGGGATCGATCGGTTCGATTTCGCCCCGGTACCGTTCCCCGGCCCGTGCATCCAGCAGTACGCCTTGTTCATGCCAGTGCGCAGCTTCCTCCTCGGTGATCGTCGGCATGTTGCCGCCGCCCAGGGTGACATTCCCGACGTCGGGAGTCACCTCGCCTGCCTCCGTCGGGTGACCTTCCGCGCGCCAAGCGGCCAGGCCGCCGTCGAGCAGGTAGACGTTTTCCACGCCTGCGTTCCTCAGCATCCACCAGGCTCGGGCCGCGGCCATGCTGCCACTGTCGTCGTACGCGACTACGGTGTCGCCGTCGTTGATCCCCCATCGTCGCGCGGCAACCTGGAAGCTGTCCACGGACGGAAGGGGATGGCGGCCCAAGGCGGGCTGCGCGTGGTCCGCGAGTTCGCTGGGCAGGTCCACAAAAACCGCACCTGGCAGATGGCCTTCCAAGTACCGGCTACGTCCATCCGTTCTCCCCAGGACCCATCGAACGTCCAGGAGTATGGTCCGCACGCCCGCCGCGAGCCGCCGGTGTACTTCGGACGCGTCCATCAGAATGGTCATCTGCTCTCCTTCAGGTCTGAGTGCGTGGGCGCTCTGCCACCCTTGCCAGTCTTCCAGCCTAGTCTTGTGTTCCCTACCGCGCCGGTACGCTTGTCCGGTGAGCAATTCGTGCATCCAGGACAGGGTTTGGGCCAACGAGGCCATTCGCAAGATCGAAGCTGAGAACAACCGTTCGGCAGATACGCACCTCTACGCAGTCCCCCTGCCCGAGCATTGGGGCGTCCATCTCTACCTGAAGGATGAGTCGACGCACCGATCCGGCAGCCTCAAACACCGCTTGGCCCGTTCGCTGTTCCTCTACGGCCTGGTTAATGGCTGGATCACGGAGGGCACCACGATCGTGGAAGCCTCCAGCGGCAGCACTGCAGTCTCGGAAGCGTACTTCGCCCGTCTCATTGGCCTGCCGTTCATCGCTGTGATGACCAAGACCACCAGCCCGGAAAAGATCGCCCTCATCGAGGAATTTGGTGGCGCGTGCCTCCTTGTGGACCACGCCTCGGAGGTATACGCGGTGGCGGAGGAGACGGCGAAAACGTCGGGCGGCTATTACATGGACCAATTCACCTTCGCCGAGCGCGCCACGGACTGGAGGGGCAACAACAACATCGCTGAATCAATCTTCCAGCAGCTCTCCCGCGAAGAGCATCCGGTACCCGAGTGGATCGTAGTGGGCGCAGGAACGGGCGGCACGAGTGCGACCATCGGCCGCTACCTGCGGTACAACAGGCATAGCACCTGCCTTGCAGTGGTGGACCCGGAGAACTCTGCCTTCTACCCGGCATGGCGGGACGGTGACCCTGCCGCGGCCACCGGTTTGCCGTCCCGCATTGAAGGTATCGGCCGTCCGCGCGCCGAGCCGAGCTTCGTCCCGGCTGTAATCGACCACATGATCCAGGTCCCGGATGCAGCTTCCGTGGCAGCAATGCGGCACCTGCGCAAGCTCACGGGCTTGCACGCAGGGCCCTCCACGGGCACCAACCTTTGGGGCGTCTGGCAACTCGTGGCCCGGATGGTTTCCCAGGGGCGGAAGGGAAGCATTGTCTCGCTCATGTGCGACGGCGGCGAGCGCTATACCGGCAGCTATAACGACGCCGCGTGGCTGGCCAGCAAAGGACTGGACCCTTCACCGTACGAAGCTGCGCTGGACCGCTTCCACGAAACCGGTATTTGGACGGATTAGACCTCTATGGATTCGCGGGGTGCGAGTCGCGTGTAAGTGGTTCCGTAACGGGCGCCGATCCGGGTGACGTGGCCCTCCACAATTCCCCTGCCCAGCTCATTAAGCAGACCGTCATGGACGGGGAACGCCCGGGGTGCGCGCACGGAGATGACAAAGTCCACCACTTCCCCCACTTTGGACCATGGCGCA
This window of the Arthrobacter sp. StoSoilB5 genome carries:
- a CDS encoding sulfurtransferase, giving the protein MTILMDASEVHRRLAAGVRTILLDVRWVLGRTDGRSRYLEGHLPGAVFVDLPSELADHAQPALGRHPLPSVDSFQVAARRWGINDGDTVVAYDDSGSMAAARAWWMLRNAGVENVYLLDGGLAAWRAEGHPTEAGEVTPDVGNVTLGGGNMPTITEEEAAHWHEQGVLLDARAGERYRGEIEPIDPRAGHIPGAVSAPTTGNVTAEGTFLPAEELRRRFAELGVDASANVAVYCGSGVTASHQVAALELAGYSAALFPGSFSQWSNNADNPVAVGSEPFEAEREAKDGDTPIARRPSGTSAVAGSSVGS
- a CDS encoding HIT family protein — encoded protein: MSTLFTKIINGEIPGRFVWKDEDVVAFLTIAPITPGHTLVVPREEVDSWTHASPELLAKVMDVAQSIGKVQEELFSAKRVGVLMEGFEVEHLHVHIWPAYSMADFEVHNVDHNPDPAVMDATAVKLRAALRAAGHESFVPED
- a CDS encoding NAD(P)-dependent alcohol dehydrogenase, with product MTPGRPVPPPLAKPIPVQSSELAGSTLAAAFGATSPDSGLVPLTVARRAPKEDDVEIAIEFCGLCHSDVHATRGEWRLPPYPLVPGHEIVGRVTRVGAAVQGFVPGDRVGVGCLVDSCRECESCLEGLEQYCERGNVGTYGVPDPRNGGAITQGGYSTSVVVDRRFVLRIPEALDAAAAAPLLCAGITTYSPLRYFDVEAGDSVGVVGLGGLGHMAVKIAKAMGAEVTVFTTSEAKFGAARELGADHVVFSKDPEAMAGANRSIDVMIDTVAAPHDLNPYFRTLRLDGALFQLGLPGEDMPPVSPGLLIRRRLAYTGSLIGGIGETQEMLDFCAAHGVASDIEIVGAEQLNEAYDRMVAGDVKYRFVLDTATLQEPSERADA
- the hrpA gene encoding ATP-dependent RNA helicase HrpA, producing MTLHISYPAELPVSERREDLMAAIAANQVTIIAGETGSGKTTQIPKMCLELGLGDKGLVGHTQPRRLAARTVAERIASELDVEIGQEVGFQVRFTGEVSASTKIKLMTDGILLAEIQRDKLLRRYSAIIIDEAHERSLNIDFILGYLKRILPQRPDLKIIITSATIDPERFAKHFGTEESPAPIIEVSGRTYPVEIRYRPLSQPAGADEDSSDDELEEDRDPLDAVCDAVDELAKEAPGDILVFFSGEREIRDAAEAINGRIQTNRRLAGTEVLPLFARLSLQEQHRVFNPGGKRRIILATNVAETSLTVPGIKYVIDTGTARISRYSHRTKVQRLPIERVSQASANQRSGRCGRVSEGIAIRLYSEEDFESRPQFTDPEILRTNLAAVILQMTAMGVARGPKDVENFPFVEPPDSRAINDGVTLLRELGALSPATTGTPASKDPRGNRPGGSGLTAVGQKLAQLPVDPRLGRMIVEAGKRGCVREVMILAAALTIQDPRERPTDKQQLASEKHARFRDENSDFTGFLNLWNYVQEKQRELSSTQFRRLCRNEFINYLRVREWQDLFTQLRQLAKPLGITLDNKREADPVGNHEGIHISLLSGLLSHIGLLDERKREYAGARGSRFAIFPGSALFKKSPAFVMAAELVETSRLWARVAARFDPLWVEQVAPDLVKRSYSEPHWSARQGSVMAHEKVTLYGVPIIPNRRVNYGRIDPELSRELFIRHALVEGEWKTHHKFFHRNRALLQEIEELETRMRRRDILVDDQTLFEFYDARVGKDVVSERHFDKWWKEARQADPALLDFDQSLLMSEDAEALDDSAYPKTWLHKGFELPLSYEFHPVAPGSAPNPSDGVTAEVPVLFLNQLDDAPFRWQIPGQRVELVTALIKSLPKQVRKNFVPAPDVARQATAALEKDFDPATDELEPSLELVLRRLRGHIIPPGSWNWEAVPPHLRVSFKVVDSKGKVLDEGKDLPQLQEKLAPATRRAIAESLGATPATTAPGKGGKGTGRPGASNGKAAGASSEGGSSSAAGARLSPDAHHGVHPDASPAPGVVAERTGITEWDFGTVERQVTRTVKGHAVTGFPAIVDEGTSVALRVFQTRQEQEAAMRGGVIRLLALRIPAPDRYVLEHLSNTEKLTFSQNPHGSVSALIADCALAAIDKLTPEALPWDKEAFDALYEVVRAELIDTVFTVTAVVERILASTRRIQKQLKSSASLPLISALNDMKSQLEQLVFPGFVAQTGYAQLSQLPRYLQAIEKRLEKLPGNVQRDGLNMAIVQALEDDYDDAVSALHAGRRAGAELTRVRWMIEELRVSLFAVELGTAYSVSEKRIRTVLNQALAPA